From Ptiloglossa arizonensis isolate GNS036 chromosome 10, iyPtiAriz1_principal, whole genome shotgun sequence, the proteins below share one genomic window:
- the LOC143152241 gene encoding uncharacterized protein LOC143152241 isoform X3 has product MAEENDRSQLPPGWECRYDIRSGRPYFINHFNRTTTWEDPRVRYLQYSQYVQSQNSMALSSATTSQSIPMQSGGNGGSGHLGYASAHRAPQIYPTPSPYLNPQLAFLPPSLQELKTPLSLNSVNAMTNRFGDMTLGSPTPIKNMETSLTQNSDFELQVAKINAMFPTVSDIHIRFLLKKYHNRAALVVSALQVEKNPLCAPGPCTPVGVHSNYAIPRWRLPAHAIHAASALSPPRGVRPAPNSPKMKLRYLKNVFPKVEETMLLDILEQSDNNVQKASEKLIDLGYEKRNPTAPKSLTKRKEEEQAKNEQTAPTRPPRMKNLKEKCIMRVRLMKKYKSVPERIIDLAMDSADYDEERATHILNIMIIEEATKPLCTSSSHSSRSDERKDSPPITEAVKLTASPIKKVVKDTESEKSKRSKNKIEIPKVSRGTSTAEDSEYKSPYLTKSVGPNSDLPEGANNDLLLPDYASWSGPDPNLLTNETFSKTIANGHDPSLVSGSRYVAKGPNPELRKGPLRGLTQGSIYSQRNVANTESREIKLFLTDFM; this is encoded by the exons ATGGCTGAAGAAAATGATAGGAGTCAATTGCCACCCGGTTGGGAATGCAGATACGATATTCGAAGTGGACGTCc atattttataaatcattttaatcgaacaacAACATGGGAAGATCCAAGAGTAAGATATTTGCAGTATTCTCAGTATGTACAGTCGCAAAATTCAATGGCACTAAGTTCTGCCACAACTTCCCAAAGCATACCGATGCAG TCTGGAGGAAATGGAGGTAGTGGACATTTAGGTTATGCAAGTGCTCACAGAGCACCGCAAATCTATCCAACACCGTCTCCCTATCTTAATCCACAACTTGCGTTTTTACCTCCTAGTTTACAG GAGCTGAAAACTCCATTATCACTGAACTCAGTTAATGCAATGACAAACAGATTTGGAGATATGACATTAGGATCACCAACACCAATAAAAAATATGGAGACAAGTTTAACACAAAATTCAGATTTTGAGCTACAAGTTGCTAAAATCAATGCCATGTTTCCAACAGTCTCTGATATCCACATtcgatttcttttaaaaaa ATACCATAACAGAGCAGCTTTGGTTGTCAGTGCTCTCCAAGTGGAAAAGAATCCCCTCTGTGCTCCAGGACCATGCACACCTGTGGGAGTGCACTCAAACTATGCAATACCAAGATGGCGATTACCAGCTCATGCTATACATGCAGCTTCAGCATTGAGTCCACCTCGAGGGGTCCGGCCAGCCCCTAACTCCCCAAAAATGAAACTTAG GTACCTGAAAAATGTATTTCCAAAAGTGGAAGAAACTATGTTGCTTGATATTTTGGAACAAAGTGATAACAATGTTCAGAAAGCTTCTGAAAAACTGATTGATCTAGGCTATGAAAAACGAAATCCTACAGCTCCTAAATCAttgacaaaaagaaaagaagaggaacaa GCAAAAAATGAACAAACTGCACCTACTCGACCACCAcgtatgaaaaatttaaaagagaaaTGTATAA TGAGAGTACgattaatgaaaaaatataaatcagtGCCAGAAAGAATAATAGATCTGGCTATGGATAGTGCTGATTATGACGAGGAAAGAGCAACACATATATTGAACATTATGATTATAGAAGAAGCTACAAAACCTTTATGTACATCTAGCAGTCAtag cagcagaagtgatgaAAGGAAAGATAGTCCACCAATAACTGAAGCTGTAAAATTAACTGCATCGCCAATTAAGAAAGTAGTAAAGGACACAGAATCAGAAAAATCTAAACGATCTAAaaacaaaatagaaataccAAA AGTCTCTCGAGGAACCAGTACCGCAGAAGATAGTGAATATAAGTCTCCATACTTAACAAAATCTGTTGGACCAAACTCTGATTTACCAGAAGGAGCCAATAATGATTTGCTTTT ACCTGACTATGCATCATGGTCTGGACCAGATCCAAATTTATTGACAAACGAAACATTCAGCAAAACAATAGCAAATGGACACGATCCAAGTTTGGTTTCTGGAAGTCGTTATGTTGCCAAAGGTCCCAATCCGGAATTGAGAAAAGGTCCATTACGAGGATTAACTCAAGGTTCGATTTATTCACAAAGGAATGTAGCTAATACAGAGAGTCGTG aaataaaactatttttaacAGATTTTATGTGA
- the LOC143152241 gene encoding uncharacterized protein LOC143152241 isoform X6, whose product MAEENDRSQLPPGWECRYDIRSGRPYFINHFNRTTTWEDPRVRYLQYSQYVQSQNSMALSSATTSQSIPMQSGGNGGSGHLGYASAHRAPQIYPTPSPYLNPQLAFLPPSLQELKTPLSLNSVNAMTNRFGDMTLGSPTPIKNMETSLTQNSDFELQVAKINAMFPTVSDIHIRFLLKKYLKNVFPKVEETMLLDILEQSDNNVQKASEKLIDLGYEKRNPTAPKSLTKRKEEEQAKNEQTAPTRPPRMKNLKEKCIMRVRLMKKYKSVPERIIDLAMDSADYDEERATHILNIMIIEEATKPLCTSSSHSSRSDERKDSPPITEAVKLTASPIKKVVKDTESEKSKRSKNKIEIPKVSRGTSTAEDSEYKSPYLTKSVGPNSDLPEGANNDLLLPDYASWSGPDPNLLTNETFSKTIANGHDPSLVSGSRYVAKGPNPELRKGPLRGLTQGSIYSQRNVANTESRVFRKLIQIVLFIKEARVLCKSKLHSQ is encoded by the exons ATGGCTGAAGAAAATGATAGGAGTCAATTGCCACCCGGTTGGGAATGCAGATACGATATTCGAAGTGGACGTCc atattttataaatcattttaatcgaacaacAACATGGGAAGATCCAAGAGTAAGATATTTGCAGTATTCTCAGTATGTACAGTCGCAAAATTCAATGGCACTAAGTTCTGCCACAACTTCCCAAAGCATACCGATGCAG TCTGGAGGAAATGGAGGTAGTGGACATTTAGGTTATGCAAGTGCTCACAGAGCACCGCAAATCTATCCAACACCGTCTCCCTATCTTAATCCACAACTTGCGTTTTTACCTCCTAGTTTACAG GAGCTGAAAACTCCATTATCACTGAACTCAGTTAATGCAATGACAAACAGATTTGGAGATATGACATTAGGATCACCAACACCAATAAAAAATATGGAGACAAGTTTAACACAAAATTCAGATTTTGAGCTACAAGTTGCTAAAATCAATGCCATGTTTCCAACAGTCTCTGATATCCACATtcgatttcttttaaaaaa GTACCTGAAAAATGTATTTCCAAAAGTGGAAGAAACTATGTTGCTTGATATTTTGGAACAAAGTGATAACAATGTTCAGAAAGCTTCTGAAAAACTGATTGATCTAGGCTATGAAAAACGAAATCCTACAGCTCCTAAATCAttgacaaaaagaaaagaagaggaacaa GCAAAAAATGAACAAACTGCACCTACTCGACCACCAcgtatgaaaaatttaaaagagaaaTGTATAA TGAGAGTACgattaatgaaaaaatataaatcagtGCCAGAAAGAATAATAGATCTGGCTATGGATAGTGCTGATTATGACGAGGAAAGAGCAACACATATATTGAACATTATGATTATAGAAGAAGCTACAAAACCTTTATGTACATCTAGCAGTCAtag cagcagaagtgatgaAAGGAAAGATAGTCCACCAATAACTGAAGCTGTAAAATTAACTGCATCGCCAATTAAGAAAGTAGTAAAGGACACAGAATCAGAAAAATCTAAACGATCTAAaaacaaaatagaaataccAAA AGTCTCTCGAGGAACCAGTACCGCAGAAGATAGTGAATATAAGTCTCCATACTTAACAAAATCTGTTGGACCAAACTCTGATTTACCAGAAGGAGCCAATAATGATTTGCTTTT ACCTGACTATGCATCATGGTCTGGACCAGATCCAAATTTATTGACAAACGAAACATTCAGCAAAACAATAGCAAATGGACACGATCCAAGTTTGGTTTCTGGAAGTCGTTATGTTGCCAAAGGTCCCAATCCGGAATTGAGAAAAGGTCCATTACGAGGATTAACTCAAGGTTCGATTTATTCACAAAGGAATGTAGCTAATACAGAGAGTCGTG TTTTCAGGAAATTAATCCAGATTGTTCTATTTATAAAAGAAGCAAGAGTACTTTGTAAATCTAAACTGCATTCCCAATAA
- the LOC143152241 gene encoding uncharacterized protein LOC143152241 isoform X1 → MAEENDRSQLPPGWECRYDIRSGRPYFINHFNRTTTWEDPRVRYLQYSQYVQSQNSMALSSATTSQSIPMQSGGNGGSGHLGYASAHRAPQIYPTPSPYLNPQLAFLPPSLQELKTPLSLNSVNAMTNRFGDMTLGSPTPIKNMETSLTQNSDFELQVAKINAMFPTVSDIHIRFLLKKYHNRAALVVSALQVEKNPLCAPGPCTPVGVHSNYAIPRWRLPAHAIHAASALSPPRGVRPAPNSPKMKLRYLKNVFPKVEETMLLDILEQSDNNVQKASEKLIDLGYEKRNPTAPKSLTKRKEEEQAKNEQTAPTRPPRMKNLKEKCIMRVRLMKKYKSVPERIIDLAMDSADYDEERATHILNIMIIEEATKPLCTSSSHSSRSDERKDSPPITEAVKLTASPIKKVVKDTESEKSKRSKNKIEIPKVSRGTSTAEDSEYKSPYLTKSVGPNSDLPEGANNDLLLPDYASWSGPDPNLLTNETFSKTIANGHDPSLVSGSRYVAKGPNPELRKGPLRGLTQGSIYSQRNVANTESRVFRKLIQIVLFIKEARVLCKSKLHSQ, encoded by the exons ATGGCTGAAGAAAATGATAGGAGTCAATTGCCACCCGGTTGGGAATGCAGATACGATATTCGAAGTGGACGTCc atattttataaatcattttaatcgaacaacAACATGGGAAGATCCAAGAGTAAGATATTTGCAGTATTCTCAGTATGTACAGTCGCAAAATTCAATGGCACTAAGTTCTGCCACAACTTCCCAAAGCATACCGATGCAG TCTGGAGGAAATGGAGGTAGTGGACATTTAGGTTATGCAAGTGCTCACAGAGCACCGCAAATCTATCCAACACCGTCTCCCTATCTTAATCCACAACTTGCGTTTTTACCTCCTAGTTTACAG GAGCTGAAAACTCCATTATCACTGAACTCAGTTAATGCAATGACAAACAGATTTGGAGATATGACATTAGGATCACCAACACCAATAAAAAATATGGAGACAAGTTTAACACAAAATTCAGATTTTGAGCTACAAGTTGCTAAAATCAATGCCATGTTTCCAACAGTCTCTGATATCCACATtcgatttcttttaaaaaa ATACCATAACAGAGCAGCTTTGGTTGTCAGTGCTCTCCAAGTGGAAAAGAATCCCCTCTGTGCTCCAGGACCATGCACACCTGTGGGAGTGCACTCAAACTATGCAATACCAAGATGGCGATTACCAGCTCATGCTATACATGCAGCTTCAGCATTGAGTCCACCTCGAGGGGTCCGGCCAGCCCCTAACTCCCCAAAAATGAAACTTAG GTACCTGAAAAATGTATTTCCAAAAGTGGAAGAAACTATGTTGCTTGATATTTTGGAACAAAGTGATAACAATGTTCAGAAAGCTTCTGAAAAACTGATTGATCTAGGCTATGAAAAACGAAATCCTACAGCTCCTAAATCAttgacaaaaagaaaagaagaggaacaa GCAAAAAATGAACAAACTGCACCTACTCGACCACCAcgtatgaaaaatttaaaagagaaaTGTATAA TGAGAGTACgattaatgaaaaaatataaatcagtGCCAGAAAGAATAATAGATCTGGCTATGGATAGTGCTGATTATGACGAGGAAAGAGCAACACATATATTGAACATTATGATTATAGAAGAAGCTACAAAACCTTTATGTACATCTAGCAGTCAtag cagcagaagtgatgaAAGGAAAGATAGTCCACCAATAACTGAAGCTGTAAAATTAACTGCATCGCCAATTAAGAAAGTAGTAAAGGACACAGAATCAGAAAAATCTAAACGATCTAAaaacaaaatagaaataccAAA AGTCTCTCGAGGAACCAGTACCGCAGAAGATAGTGAATATAAGTCTCCATACTTAACAAAATCTGTTGGACCAAACTCTGATTTACCAGAAGGAGCCAATAATGATTTGCTTTT ACCTGACTATGCATCATGGTCTGGACCAGATCCAAATTTATTGACAAACGAAACATTCAGCAAAACAATAGCAAATGGACACGATCCAAGTTTGGTTTCTGGAAGTCGTTATGTTGCCAAAGGTCCCAATCCGGAATTGAGAAAAGGTCCATTACGAGGATTAACTCAAGGTTCGATTTATTCACAAAGGAATGTAGCTAATACAGAGAGTCGTG TTTTCAGGAAATTAATCCAGATTGTTCTATTTATAAAAGAAGCAAGAGTACTTTGTAAATCTAAACTGCATTCCCAATAA
- the LOC143152241 gene encoding uncharacterized protein LOC143152241 isoform X2, whose translation MAEENDRSQLPPGWECRYDIRSGRPYFINHFNRTTTWEDPRVRYLQYSQYVQSQNSMALSSATTSQSIPMQSGGNGGSGHLGYASAHRAPQIYPTPSPYLNPQLAFLPPSLQELKTPLSLNSVNAMTNRFGDMTLGSPTPIKNMETSLTQNSDFELQVAKINAMFPTVSDIHIRFLLKKYHNRAALVVSALQVEKNPLCAPGPCTPVGVHSNYAIPRWRLPAHAIHAASALSPPRGVRPAPNSPKMKLRYLKNVFPKVEETMLLDILEQSDNNVQKASEKLIDLGYEKRNPTAPKSLTKRKEEEQAKNEQTAPTRPPRMKNLKEKCIMRVRLMKKYKSVPERIIDLAMDSADYDEERATHILNIMIIEEATKPLCTSSSHSRSDERKDSPPITEAVKLTASPIKKVVKDTESEKSKRSKNKIEIPKVSRGTSTAEDSEYKSPYLTKSVGPNSDLPEGANNDLLLPDYASWSGPDPNLLTNETFSKTIANGHDPSLVSGSRYVAKGPNPELRKGPLRGLTQGSIYSQRNVANTESRVFRKLIQIVLFIKEARVLCKSKLHSQ comes from the exons ATGGCTGAAGAAAATGATAGGAGTCAATTGCCACCCGGTTGGGAATGCAGATACGATATTCGAAGTGGACGTCc atattttataaatcattttaatcgaacaacAACATGGGAAGATCCAAGAGTAAGATATTTGCAGTATTCTCAGTATGTACAGTCGCAAAATTCAATGGCACTAAGTTCTGCCACAACTTCCCAAAGCATACCGATGCAG TCTGGAGGAAATGGAGGTAGTGGACATTTAGGTTATGCAAGTGCTCACAGAGCACCGCAAATCTATCCAACACCGTCTCCCTATCTTAATCCACAACTTGCGTTTTTACCTCCTAGTTTACAG GAGCTGAAAACTCCATTATCACTGAACTCAGTTAATGCAATGACAAACAGATTTGGAGATATGACATTAGGATCACCAACACCAATAAAAAATATGGAGACAAGTTTAACACAAAATTCAGATTTTGAGCTACAAGTTGCTAAAATCAATGCCATGTTTCCAACAGTCTCTGATATCCACATtcgatttcttttaaaaaa ATACCATAACAGAGCAGCTTTGGTTGTCAGTGCTCTCCAAGTGGAAAAGAATCCCCTCTGTGCTCCAGGACCATGCACACCTGTGGGAGTGCACTCAAACTATGCAATACCAAGATGGCGATTACCAGCTCATGCTATACATGCAGCTTCAGCATTGAGTCCACCTCGAGGGGTCCGGCCAGCCCCTAACTCCCCAAAAATGAAACTTAG GTACCTGAAAAATGTATTTCCAAAAGTGGAAGAAACTATGTTGCTTGATATTTTGGAACAAAGTGATAACAATGTTCAGAAAGCTTCTGAAAAACTGATTGATCTAGGCTATGAAAAACGAAATCCTACAGCTCCTAAATCAttgacaaaaagaaaagaagaggaacaa GCAAAAAATGAACAAACTGCACCTACTCGACCACCAcgtatgaaaaatttaaaagagaaaTGTATAA TGAGAGTACgattaatgaaaaaatataaatcagtGCCAGAAAGAATAATAGATCTGGCTATGGATAGTGCTGATTATGACGAGGAAAGAGCAACACATATATTGAACATTATGATTATAGAAGAAGCTACAAAACCTTTATGTACATCTAGCAGTCAtag cagaagtgatgaAAGGAAAGATAGTCCACCAATAACTGAAGCTGTAAAATTAACTGCATCGCCAATTAAGAAAGTAGTAAAGGACACAGAATCAGAAAAATCTAAACGATCTAAaaacaaaatagaaataccAAA AGTCTCTCGAGGAACCAGTACCGCAGAAGATAGTGAATATAAGTCTCCATACTTAACAAAATCTGTTGGACCAAACTCTGATTTACCAGAAGGAGCCAATAATGATTTGCTTTT ACCTGACTATGCATCATGGTCTGGACCAGATCCAAATTTATTGACAAACGAAACATTCAGCAAAACAATAGCAAATGGACACGATCCAAGTTTGGTTTCTGGAAGTCGTTATGTTGCCAAAGGTCCCAATCCGGAATTGAGAAAAGGTCCATTACGAGGATTAACTCAAGGTTCGATTTATTCACAAAGGAATGTAGCTAATACAGAGAGTCGTG TTTTCAGGAAATTAATCCAGATTGTTCTATTTATAAAAGAAGCAAGAGTACTTTGTAAATCTAAACTGCATTCCCAATAA
- the LOC143152241 gene encoding uncharacterized protein LOC143152241 isoform X7 → MAEENDRSQLPPGWECRYDIRSGRPYFINHFNRTTTWEDPRVRYLQYSQYVQSQNSMALSSATTSQSIPMQSGGNGGSGHLGYASAHRAPQIYPTPSPYLNPQLAFLPPSLQELKTPLSLNSVNAMTNRFGDMTLGSPTPIKNMETSLTQNSDFELQVAKINAMFPTVSDIHIRFLLKKYLKNVFPKVEETMLLDILEQSDNNVQKASEKLIDLGYEKRNPTAPKSLTKRKEEEQAKNEQTAPTRPPRMKNLKEKCIMRVRLMKKYKSVPERIIDLAMDSADYDEERATHILNIMIIEEATKPLCTSSSHSSRSDERKDSPPITEAVKLTASPIKKVVKDTESEKSKRSKNKIEIPKVSRGTSTAEDSEYKSPYLTKSVGPNSDLPEGANNDLLLPDYASWSGPDPNLLTNETFSKTIANGHDPSLVSGSRYVAKGPNPELRKGPLRGLTQGSIYSQRNVANTESRGK, encoded by the exons ATGGCTGAAGAAAATGATAGGAGTCAATTGCCACCCGGTTGGGAATGCAGATACGATATTCGAAGTGGACGTCc atattttataaatcattttaatcgaacaacAACATGGGAAGATCCAAGAGTAAGATATTTGCAGTATTCTCAGTATGTACAGTCGCAAAATTCAATGGCACTAAGTTCTGCCACAACTTCCCAAAGCATACCGATGCAG TCTGGAGGAAATGGAGGTAGTGGACATTTAGGTTATGCAAGTGCTCACAGAGCACCGCAAATCTATCCAACACCGTCTCCCTATCTTAATCCACAACTTGCGTTTTTACCTCCTAGTTTACAG GAGCTGAAAACTCCATTATCACTGAACTCAGTTAATGCAATGACAAACAGATTTGGAGATATGACATTAGGATCACCAACACCAATAAAAAATATGGAGACAAGTTTAACACAAAATTCAGATTTTGAGCTACAAGTTGCTAAAATCAATGCCATGTTTCCAACAGTCTCTGATATCCACATtcgatttcttttaaaaaa GTACCTGAAAAATGTATTTCCAAAAGTGGAAGAAACTATGTTGCTTGATATTTTGGAACAAAGTGATAACAATGTTCAGAAAGCTTCTGAAAAACTGATTGATCTAGGCTATGAAAAACGAAATCCTACAGCTCCTAAATCAttgacaaaaagaaaagaagaggaacaa GCAAAAAATGAACAAACTGCACCTACTCGACCACCAcgtatgaaaaatttaaaagagaaaTGTATAA TGAGAGTACgattaatgaaaaaatataaatcagtGCCAGAAAGAATAATAGATCTGGCTATGGATAGTGCTGATTATGACGAGGAAAGAGCAACACATATATTGAACATTATGATTATAGAAGAAGCTACAAAACCTTTATGTACATCTAGCAGTCAtag cagcagaagtgatgaAAGGAAAGATAGTCCACCAATAACTGAAGCTGTAAAATTAACTGCATCGCCAATTAAGAAAGTAGTAAAGGACACAGAATCAGAAAAATCTAAACGATCTAAaaacaaaatagaaataccAAA AGTCTCTCGAGGAACCAGTACCGCAGAAGATAGTGAATATAAGTCTCCATACTTAACAAAATCTGTTGGACCAAACTCTGATTTACCAGAAGGAGCCAATAATGATTTGCTTTT ACCTGACTATGCATCATGGTCTGGACCAGATCCAAATTTATTGACAAACGAAACATTCAGCAAAACAATAGCAAATGGACACGATCCAAGTTTGGTTTCTGGAAGTCGTTATGTTGCCAAAGGTCCCAATCCGGAATTGAGAAAAGGTCCATTACGAGGATTAACTCAAGGTTCGATTTATTCACAAAGGAATGTAGCTAATACAGAGAGTCGTGGTAAATGA
- the LOC143152241 gene encoding uncharacterized protein LOC143152241 isoform X5, producing the protein MAEENDRSQLPPGWECRYDIRSGRPYFINHFNRTTTWEDPRVRYLQYSQYVQSQNSMALSSATTSQSIPMQELKTPLSLNSVNAMTNRFGDMTLGSPTPIKNMETSLTQNSDFELQVAKINAMFPTVSDIHIRFLLKKYHNRAALVVSALQVEKNPLCAPGPCTPVGVHSNYAIPRWRLPAHAIHAASALSPPRGVRPAPNSPKMKLRYLKNVFPKVEETMLLDILEQSDNNVQKASEKLIDLGYEKRNPTAPKSLTKRKEEEQAKNEQTAPTRPPRMKNLKEKCIMRVRLMKKYKSVPERIIDLAMDSADYDEERATHILNIMIIEEATKPLCTSSSHSSRSDERKDSPPITEAVKLTASPIKKVVKDTESEKSKRSKNKIEIPKVSRGTSTAEDSEYKSPYLTKSVGPNSDLPEGANNDLLLPDYASWSGPDPNLLTNETFSKTIANGHDPSLVSGSRYVAKGPNPELRKGPLRGLTQGSIYSQRNVANTESRVFRKLIQIVLFIKEARVLCKSKLHSQ; encoded by the exons ATGGCTGAAGAAAATGATAGGAGTCAATTGCCACCCGGTTGGGAATGCAGATACGATATTCGAAGTGGACGTCc atattttataaatcattttaatcgaacaacAACATGGGAAGATCCAAGAGTAAGATATTTGCAGTATTCTCAGTATGTACAGTCGCAAAATTCAATGGCACTAAGTTCTGCCACAACTTCCCAAAGCATACCGATGCAG GAGCTGAAAACTCCATTATCACTGAACTCAGTTAATGCAATGACAAACAGATTTGGAGATATGACATTAGGATCACCAACACCAATAAAAAATATGGAGACAAGTTTAACACAAAATTCAGATTTTGAGCTACAAGTTGCTAAAATCAATGCCATGTTTCCAACAGTCTCTGATATCCACATtcgatttcttttaaaaaa ATACCATAACAGAGCAGCTTTGGTTGTCAGTGCTCTCCAAGTGGAAAAGAATCCCCTCTGTGCTCCAGGACCATGCACACCTGTGGGAGTGCACTCAAACTATGCAATACCAAGATGGCGATTACCAGCTCATGCTATACATGCAGCTTCAGCATTGAGTCCACCTCGAGGGGTCCGGCCAGCCCCTAACTCCCCAAAAATGAAACTTAG GTACCTGAAAAATGTATTTCCAAAAGTGGAAGAAACTATGTTGCTTGATATTTTGGAACAAAGTGATAACAATGTTCAGAAAGCTTCTGAAAAACTGATTGATCTAGGCTATGAAAAACGAAATCCTACAGCTCCTAAATCAttgacaaaaagaaaagaagaggaacaa GCAAAAAATGAACAAACTGCACCTACTCGACCACCAcgtatgaaaaatttaaaagagaaaTGTATAA TGAGAGTACgattaatgaaaaaatataaatcagtGCCAGAAAGAATAATAGATCTGGCTATGGATAGTGCTGATTATGACGAGGAAAGAGCAACACATATATTGAACATTATGATTATAGAAGAAGCTACAAAACCTTTATGTACATCTAGCAGTCAtag cagcagaagtgatgaAAGGAAAGATAGTCCACCAATAACTGAAGCTGTAAAATTAACTGCATCGCCAATTAAGAAAGTAGTAAAGGACACAGAATCAGAAAAATCTAAACGATCTAAaaacaaaatagaaataccAAA AGTCTCTCGAGGAACCAGTACCGCAGAAGATAGTGAATATAAGTCTCCATACTTAACAAAATCTGTTGGACCAAACTCTGATTTACCAGAAGGAGCCAATAATGATTTGCTTTT ACCTGACTATGCATCATGGTCTGGACCAGATCCAAATTTATTGACAAACGAAACATTCAGCAAAACAATAGCAAATGGACACGATCCAAGTTTGGTTTCTGGAAGTCGTTATGTTGCCAAAGGTCCCAATCCGGAATTGAGAAAAGGTCCATTACGAGGATTAACTCAAGGTTCGATTTATTCACAAAGGAATGTAGCTAATACAGAGAGTCGTG TTTTCAGGAAATTAATCCAGATTGTTCTATTTATAAAAGAAGCAAGAGTACTTTGTAAATCTAAACTGCATTCCCAATAA